From a region of the Elusimicrobiota bacterium genome:
- a CDS encoding tyrosine-type recombinase/integrase, giving the protein MQRLWKDQSDVAAQDWPSARELFFLRCRSKNVSDHTLAWYKTILGGFLRFLEGVGASTPRETTPNLLRAFFDHLRQSGHSSITINRTYGGLRCFFRYLSQERLIPATPFSLVEKPKVEKKLIRPLNMDQVRLLLTQPKTKTFCGLRNWTMMLLMLDTGLRLGEVLGLRRDRLDWQANRLTVLGKGDKERAVPFGGAVKKALWDYSQWRGDVAGQDVFFLDQFGGQICPRHFQIRLKRYGKAAGIEGVRVSPHTLRHTFATQYILNGGDAFSLQAMLGHSTLEMVKIYVRLANRDVALQHQRYSPIDKLGPLASGRRSVRFR; this is encoded by the coding sequence ATGCAAAGACTCTGGAAAGATCAAAGCGACGTTGCCGCACAAGACTGGCCCTCGGCGCGAGAGTTGTTCTTCCTGCGCTGCCGCTCGAAGAATGTCTCGGACCATACCCTGGCCTGGTACAAGACTATCCTAGGGGGCTTCCTGCGCTTCCTGGAGGGCGTCGGCGCGTCCACCCCGCGCGAGACGACGCCCAACCTCCTGCGGGCGTTCTTCGATCATCTGCGTCAGAGCGGCCATTCCTCCATCACGATCAATCGAACGTATGGAGGGCTGCGCTGCTTCTTCCGCTACCTCTCGCAGGAGCGGTTGATCCCGGCGACACCCTTCAGCCTGGTTGAGAAGCCGAAGGTAGAGAAGAAGCTCATCCGGCCGCTCAACATGGACCAAGTGCGGCTCCTGCTCACGCAGCCGAAGACCAAGACCTTCTGCGGCTTGCGCAACTGGACCATGATGCTGCTCATGCTCGATACCGGCCTGCGGCTGGGCGAGGTCCTGGGCCTTCGCCGGGACCGGCTTGACTGGCAGGCCAACCGGCTCACGGTCTTGGGCAAGGGCGACAAGGAGCGCGCCGTGCCGTTCGGCGGCGCGGTAAAGAAGGCGCTTTGGGATTACTCTCAATGGCGTGGCGACGTGGCCGGCCAGGATGTCTTCTTCCTGGACCAGTTCGGCGGCCAGATTTGCCCGCGCCACTTCCAGATCAGGCTCAAGCGTTACGGCAAGGCGGCGGGCATTGAGGGCGTCCGCGTCTCGCCGCACACGCTGCGCCATACCTTCGCCACACAGTACATCCTAAACGGCGGGGACGCCTTCAGCCTCCAAGCGATGCTCGGCCACTCGACCCTGGAGATGGTCAAAATCTACGTGCGCCTTGCCAACCGCGACGTGGCGCTCCAGCACCAGCGCTACTCGCCGATAGACAAGCTCGGGCCGCTCGCAAGCGGCCGGCGCTCGGTGAGGTTCCGATGA
- a CDS encoding recombinase family protein: MTRAWAFYRRSTDKQELSIEDQKKACRDYADQKGWGIVREFIPEKGYASGLTIERDSRFQEMIRLAQAGGHGISHLLVYDVSRLGRLPAEDKIYWEQALKRAGVWVVYVKDEFKNDGSLGDSVSKLIKHAQAHEYSQKLSETTIRGCKSHASLGRSCGGRPPYGYARLLVNSQQQPIRVLNNGERKAEKSQHVVWTPGSADEVEVVRSIFQAYDRGNGLGAIVDDLNSRSIPAPHGGLWAKNSILSLLKNQAYKGTLVYNRHNYHNRSPGAAKRIRASSEWIIKENSHPAIIDPVLFNRIQARFRRRKPRDGRHYDSPYLLGGLIKCARCGHRYYGQMKYHDGEKAPYYQCGGYHNKGKYFCAAFSIKAKVLDDFVLAEIQRGVSELKDTNLIRTRLRELLEESLNPSAKDRAEEVRKAVEAKDGEIRNLVGAIKMGSASQFLVDELKRLEAEKERLGGHLSAISGSLEALSLDPDKIADELVQYFDDFPRLFGAGTRAEQKDFVKGFVQEIEIAPDPGEARFNFYPLPFLEKRIADSMGTGDSFRRDRCGGWI; encoded by the coding sequence ATGACAAGGGCCTGGGCATTCTATCGGCGTTCGACCGATAAGCAAGAGCTTTCTATTGAGGATCAGAAGAAGGCCTGCCGCGACTACGCGGATCAGAAGGGGTGGGGCATTGTCAGGGAATTTATTCCTGAGAAGGGGTATGCTTCGGGCCTGACCATAGAGCGCGATTCAAGGTTCCAGGAAATGATTCGTCTTGCCCAGGCAGGGGGTCATGGGATCTCGCATCTCCTGGTCTACGATGTGAGCCGCCTCGGTAGGCTTCCAGCTGAGGATAAGATTTATTGGGAGCAAGCGCTTAAACGGGCCGGGGTATGGGTTGTATACGTTAAGGATGAGTTTAAGAATGATGGGTCTCTTGGGGATTCCGTCTCCAAGCTTATAAAACACGCGCAAGCCCATGAATACAGTCAAAAGCTGTCAGAAACCACTATTCGGGGCTGCAAAAGCCACGCGAGCCTGGGCCGCTCCTGTGGGGGGCGGCCTCCTTATGGATATGCTCGGCTTTTAGTGAATTCGCAGCAGCAACCTATTCGAGTCTTGAACAATGGGGAGCGCAAGGCGGAGAAATCCCAGCATGTTGTATGGACCCCAGGCTCGGCCGATGAGGTCGAGGTTGTCCGCTCTATCTTCCAGGCGTATGATCGAGGCAATGGCCTAGGCGCTATTGTTGATGACTTAAATTCGCGGAGCATTCCAGCGCCTCATGGCGGCCTTTGGGCCAAGAATTCGATCCTGAGTCTTTTAAAAAATCAGGCCTATAAGGGGACTCTCGTCTATAATCGGCACAATTACCATAATCGCTCTCCTGGAGCGGCAAAGAGGATTAGGGCTTCATCGGAATGGATAATTAAGGAAAACTCGCATCCGGCGATAATAGACCCTGTCTTGTTTAATCGAATCCAAGCTCGATTTCGCAGGAGAAAGCCTCGGGATGGGAGGCATTATGATTCGCCCTATCTCTTGGGAGGCCTTATTAAATGCGCCCGATGCGGCCACCGCTATTATGGCCAAATGAAATACCATGATGGAGAAAAAGCTCCCTATTATCAATGCGGAGGGTATCACAATAAGGGGAAATATTTCTGCGCAGCTTTCTCGATCAAGGCCAAGGTCCTTGATGACTTTGTTCTTGCTGAAATTCAACGAGGGGTTTCCGAGTTAAAGGACACGAATTTAATCCGAACCCGGCTGCGAGAACTCCTGGAGGAGTCCTTAAATCCCAGCGCCAAAGATCGAGCGGAAGAAGTACGCAAAGCCGTGGAAGCCAAGGATGGGGAGATAAGGAACCTTGTCGGGGCCATAAAAATGGGCTCTGCCAGTCAATTCCTGGTCGATGAGCTCAAGAGGCTAGAGGCTGAGAAAGAGCGTCTAGGAGGCCATTTAAGCGCGATTTCTGGTTCTTTAGAAGCCCTAAGTCTAGACCCGGACAAGATCGCGGATGAGTTGGTTCAGTACTTTGACGACTTTCCAAGGCTCTTTGGAGCGGGGACAAGGGCGGAACAGAAGGATTTTGTCAAAGGATTTGTCCAGGAAATCGAGATTGCTCCCGACCCAGGAGAGGCTCGCTTTAACTTCTATCCCCTCCCATTCCTAGAAAAGAGAATCGCCGATTCCATGGGAACCGGCGATTCTTTCCGCAGAGACCGTTGCGGGGGCTGGATTTGA
- a CDS encoding AAA family ATPase: protein MNKKVLGISGSKIQRENGAAHGKALNASESPNIPPIYSRANGEFEPVSLSSLEEPERREVGLLNGRLVEGYPAILYGDGSHGKSYIAQAIALGMASGKGFGGMTLPPGSVLCLDWELNIEEQLRRAYSIARGLGMEEPPQPLYYAESFKPLPQFLGKVRKYIEEQNISLVVVDSFGPAYGVNPESAEVIIKSLNKLRELGVTVLLIDHQSKLQDGQAYGNKTPFGSAYKYNLARSVLHVEKIHSSKGLAKVLIRHKKNNFGPLCEDLGINIYFKENATVFTGADTANDPDFQKNINTESKILAVLRRSEPLSGEDIAQETGINHKTIANRLPALEKAGKIQHSGKEGRKNMWEAVK, encoded by the coding sequence ATGAATAAGAAAGTTCTTGGAATAAGTGGAAGCAAAATTCAAAGGGAGAATGGGGCAGCGCACGGAAAGGCATTGAATGCAAGCGAGTCCCCCAATATCCCTCCTATTTATAGCCGGGCAAATGGGGAGTTCGAGCCGGTGTCTTTGAGTTCTCTGGAAGAGCCTGAAAGGCGTGAAGTGGGTCTGTTAAATGGCCGCTTGGTTGAAGGGTATCCTGCAATCTTGTATGGGGACGGTAGTCACGGGAAGAGTTATATCGCTCAAGCTATCGCTTTGGGGATGGCTAGCGGCAAAGGGTTTGGGGGAATGACCTTGCCGCCAGGTTCTGTCCTCTGTTTAGATTGGGAGTTAAATATCGAAGAACAACTGCGGCGCGCTTACTCCATAGCCAGGGGGCTCGGGATGGAGGAGCCTCCCCAGCCTTTGTATTATGCGGAGTCTTTTAAGCCTTTGCCACAATTCCTTGGGAAGGTAAGAAAATATATTGAAGAACAAAACATATCCTTGGTCGTGGTGGATTCTTTCGGCCCCGCATATGGGGTCAATCCAGAATCGGCCGAGGTCATAATTAAATCCTTAAATAAACTCAGGGAGCTTGGGGTTACAGTTCTCTTGATAGATCATCAGTCCAAGTTGCAGGATGGGCAAGCCTATGGAAATAAAACTCCCTTTGGTAGTGCCTATAAGTATAACCTCGCCCGATCTGTATTGCATGTTGAGAAAATTCATAGCTCCAAAGGGCTTGCCAAGGTTCTTATTCGGCATAAAAAGAATAATTTCGGACCCCTTTGTGAGGATCTTGGGATTAACATTTATTTCAAAGAAAATGCCACGGTGTTTACTGGAGCGGATACAGCTAATGATCCAGACTTCCAAAAAAATATCAATACAGAAAGCAAAATCCTGGCTGTTTTAAGGCGGAGTGAGCCTCTTTCTGGTGAGGACATAGCCCAGGAAACAGGGATTAATCATAAGACTATCGCGAATCGCCTTCCAGCATTGGAGAAGGCTGGCAAAATCCAACATTCGGGAAAGGAAGGGCGGAAAAATATGTGGGAGGCAGTAAAATAA
- a CDS encoding type I restriction enzyme HsdR N-terminal domain-containing protein, which produces MTDIRKPLKKLLPYLIQAQSDNLNEADTVQRLIKVFEEVLGYDVMTDISREAQLKNKYVDIALKIDGVVKLLVEVKAASEILRDRHIEQAQAYASRNNFRWVVLTNGLVWTLYHLTFEEGIEYEKVFSCDLSKGETFDVSAEHLSLLHKDSIKDGKLDDFWQKNIALSPATIGRAVFQETALAHIRREIRRETGLLIDYEDLGSAIHKMLSPEALALIGPLKIKRRRLVRRQKTIENVSSDGQPQGIA; this is translated from the coding sequence ATGACTGATATCCGTAAACCCTTAAAAAAACTGCTTCCGTACCTTATTCAGGCGCAGTCCGATAATCTCAACGAAGCAGACACCGTTCAGAGGCTTATTAAAGTCTTTGAAGAGGTTTTAGGCTACGACGTAATGACCGATATCAGCCGTGAGGCCCAGTTGAAAAATAAGTACGTGGATATTGCGCTTAAAATTGATGGGGTTGTAAAGCTCTTGGTTGAGGTGAAGGCAGCGAGCGAAATCCTGCGGGATCGCCACATAGAGCAGGCGCAGGCTTATGCTTCGCGGAATAATTTCCGATGGGTCGTGTTAACCAATGGGCTTGTTTGGACTCTGTACCATCTAACCTTTGAGGAGGGAATTGAGTATGAAAAAGTCTTTTCTTGCGATTTGTCAAAGGGAGAGACTTTCGATGTTTCTGCTGAACATCTATCCCTTCTTCATAAGGATTCCATAAAAGACGGAAAGCTTGATGATTTTTGGCAAAAGAATATCGCTTTAAGCCCGGCGACTATTGGGAGGGCTGTGTTTCAGGAAACAGCCCTGGCGCATATCCGGCGAGAAATACGAAGGGAAACGGGTCTATTGATTGATTATGAGGATTTGGGCAGCGCCATTCATAAAATGCTTTCTCCCGAGGCTCTGGCCCTGATTGGGCCACTTAAAATCAAACGGCGAAGGCTCGTGCGGCGACAAAAAACGATTGAAAATGTTTCTTCAGATGGTCAGCCACAGGGAATCGCATGA
- a CDS encoding DUF262 domain-containing protein: MATLQDEIERKRKEIQTDGYSMSIGEFVRMYEDKELDIHPEFQRFFRWTPLQKTKLIESVMLGIPIPSIFVSQREDGVWEVVDGLQRLSTIFEFVGALRSEKDEPRPPSKLLATDYLPGLRDKMWKGSTPETSFSQPQRLAFKREKLDVKIIKKESDQQAKYELFSRLNTLGSSLSHQEVRNCILIMVDRPFFEWLNEIASYKPFQNCLGLSDRQVEQRYDVELALRFLAYARSTAEELASMEDVGEFLTKKMIQLAQDASFDRTATKDAFEKTFLLIEQSAGDDAFRRYNPEKKVFQGGFLVSAFEVVALGVGKTIGDWTEAGFTDANKAKMLAKIKDIWRNEEFRKSSGAGVRGTSRAPKLVPLGEALLKP; the protein is encoded by the coding sequence ATGGCTACACTTCAGGACGAAATCGAGAGAAAGCGCAAGGAGATTCAAACCGATGGCTACTCCATGTCTATCGGCGAATTTGTCCGGATGTACGAGGACAAAGAACTCGATATTCATCCCGAATTCCAGCGATTCTTCCGCTGGACTCCGCTTCAGAAGACGAAGTTGATTGAGTCAGTCATGCTTGGAATTCCGATCCCTTCGATCTTCGTTTCGCAACGTGAGGATGGGGTTTGGGAGGTCGTTGACGGACTTCAAAGGCTTTCTACGATTTTTGAATTCGTCGGCGCATTGCGTTCCGAGAAAGACGAGCCGCGGCCACCAAGCAAGTTGCTGGCTACAGACTACTTGCCTGGCCTCCGAGACAAGATGTGGAAAGGCTCCACGCCTGAAACTTCCTTCAGCCAGCCTCAGCGGCTGGCGTTTAAGCGGGAAAAGCTGGACGTCAAAATCATAAAGAAGGAGAGCGACCAACAGGCGAAATACGAGCTCTTCAGCCGACTAAATACTTTGGGATCATCGCTGTCTCACCAAGAGGTTCGCAACTGCATACTTATCATGGTGGATCGGCCCTTTTTTGAATGGCTGAATGAGATCGCATCCTACAAGCCTTTTCAGAATTGCCTCGGACTTTCTGATCGGCAAGTCGAGCAGCGCTACGATGTGGAGTTGGCGCTCCGATTCCTAGCCTACGCACGGTCGACGGCAGAGGAACTCGCATCAATGGAAGACGTTGGAGAATTCCTAACAAAGAAAATGATCCAACTCGCACAAGATGCGAGCTTTGACCGAACAGCGACAAAAGATGCCTTTGAGAAAACGTTTCTCCTCATCGAGCAGTCGGCCGGCGATGATGCTTTCCGAAGATATAATCCGGAAAAGAAGGTGTTTCAGGGAGGATTCCTGGTCTCTGCTTTCGAGGTCGTCGCGCTGGGTGTGGGAAAGACAATTGGCGATTGGACTGAGGCTGGATTCACCGATGCCAACAAGGCGAAGATGTTGGCGAAAATCAAGGATATCTGGCGAAACGAAGAATTCCGAAAATCCTCGGGGGCCGGTGTCAGAGGCACATCGAGGGCTCCTAAGTTGGTACCGCTCGGCGAGGCGCTCCTTAAGCCATAG
- a CDS encoding DUF262 domain-containing protein, protein MEITPKNIKVSELVAGYEDKAEEGVRGYSGRLNIRPAYQREFIYKDKQRNEVIHTVRKGFPLNSMYWVKAGNGFELLDGQQRTVSICQYVHGDFSVEVDGSPMNFGNLTKNKKQEILDYELFVYVCEGTDSDKLDWFKIINTAGERLSNQEARNAIYTGPWLADAKRWFSKTGAPAVRDGRDKLVSGSPIRQEVLETALDWISGGNIDDYMSKHQMEKDAQELWQYWQAVFDWVNRVFPNQDSGRTKLMKGLPWGEFCNKHKEDRLGAVALEKRIIELIDDDEVDNKRGIYEYLLTGNEKTLSLRAFDEKVKQKIYAKQKGKCPTCKKAFDINEMEADHIIPWRKGGKTTERNCQMLCMMDNRTKSGK, encoded by the coding sequence ATGGAAATTACCCCCAAAAATATCAAGGTATCTGAACTTGTCGCGGGCTATGAGGATAAGGCGGAAGAGGGGGTGCGTGGATACAGCGGTCGCCTAAACATTCGCCCCGCTTATCAGCGCGAATTCATCTACAAGGATAAGCAACGCAACGAAGTCATTCACACCGTTCGTAAAGGGTTTCCGCTCAACTCGATGTACTGGGTGAAGGCGGGTAATGGCTTTGAATTATTGGACGGGCAACAGCGCACTGTCAGCATCTGCCAGTACGTGCATGGCGACTTCTCGGTGGAGGTTGATGGCTCGCCAATGAATTTTGGCAACCTCACTAAAAATAAGAAACAGGAGATTCTGGACTACGAGCTTTTTGTGTATGTGTGCGAGGGAACGGATAGCGATAAGCTTGACTGGTTTAAAATCATCAACACCGCAGGTGAAAGACTGAGCAACCAGGAGGCGCGCAATGCCATTTACACCGGCCCTTGGCTTGCGGATGCGAAGCGATGGTTTTCCAAAACAGGTGCTCCAGCAGTTCGAGATGGACGGGATAAGCTCGTCAGTGGTTCGCCGATTCGGCAAGAGGTCCTAGAAACTGCACTCGATTGGATCTCCGGCGGGAACATTGACGACTACATGAGCAAACACCAAATGGAAAAAGACGCACAGGAGCTGTGGCAGTATTGGCAGGCGGTCTTTGATTGGGTTAATCGCGTGTTCCCGAATCAAGATAGCGGGCGAACAAAACTGATGAAAGGCTTGCCGTGGGGCGAGTTCTGCAATAAACATAAAGAGGACAGACTGGGCGCGGTGGCGCTGGAGAAGCGCATCATAGAGCTTATCGATGATGATGAGGTGGATAATAAGAGGGGCATCTACGAATATCTTTTGACGGGCAATGAAAAAACCTTAAGCCTGCGCGCGTTCGATGAGAAGGTGAAACAGAAAATTTATGCAAAGCAAAAGGGTAAATGCCCTACATGCAAGAAGGCCTTCGATATCAATGAAATGGAGGCGGATCATATTATCCCGTGGAGGAAGGGCGGCAAGACCACAGAAAGGAACTGCCAGATGCTCTGCATGATGGACAACCGGACGAAGAGCGGGAAGTAG
- a CDS encoding adenine-specific methyltransferase EcoRI family protein: MGNVGLSNAKKAKQDEFYTQLSDIENELKYYKAQLRGKTILCNCDDPFESNFFRYFALNFNMLGLKKLIATSYVKSPIAGGQLPLLDIEGLKPDGKEPYAIEIKEVPDHKRRGATDLADVEYLLKRNANTSRPLKGNDIYDAGDFRSRECVELLKQADIVITNPPFSLFREYLAQLIAHDKQFLVIGNKNALHYKEIFNFIKENKLWPGVRPFSGGMWFLADYMGKYEKVVDGVKLINVPAIWLTNMDNPKRHEQLPLYKKYSPAQYPKYDNYDAIEVGQTAEIPCDYDGLMGVPDAFLDKFNPEQFELIGIPFGNLGKEIGVKKNYRGRTDIAITKDGKSRCPYSRIIIRRIVARTRKD; encoded by the coding sequence ATAGGGAATGTGGGACTTTCGAATGCAAAGAAGGCCAAGCAGGATGAGTTTTACACGCAGCTTAGCGATATCGAAAATGAGCTGAAGTACTACAAAGCGCAGCTTCGCGGCAAGACGATTCTTTGCAACTGCGACGACCCATTTGAGAGCAACTTCTTTAGGTATTTCGCACTCAACTTCAATATGCTCGGCCTCAAAAAGCTCATCGCCACGAGCTATGTGAAGTCTCCCATCGCTGGCGGGCAGTTGCCGCTTCTCGATATCGAAGGGCTCAAGCCTGACGGTAAAGAACCCTACGCGATAGAAATCAAAGAGGTGCCAGACCATAAACGGCGCGGCGCGACTGACCTCGCTGATGTTGAGTATCTCTTGAAGCGCAACGCAAACACATCACGGCCCCTCAAAGGTAATGATATCTATGACGCGGGTGACTTTCGCAGCCGCGAGTGCGTCGAACTATTGAAGCAGGCGGATATCGTCATCACCAATCCCCCGTTCTCACTGTTCCGCGAATACCTGGCGCAATTGATAGCTCATGATAAGCAGTTTTTGGTTATCGGTAATAAAAACGCACTTCATTACAAAGAGATTTTTAACTTCATAAAAGAGAATAAACTTTGGCCGGGCGTTCGGCCATTTTCCGGTGGCATGTGGTTTCTCGCCGACTATATGGGGAAGTACGAAAAGGTTGTAGATGGCGTGAAGCTGATAAATGTTCCGGCGATTTGGCTCACCAACATGGATAACCCAAAGCGCCATGAACAATTGCCGCTCTATAAAAAATACTCGCCCGCCCAATATCCAAAGTATGACAACTACGATGCCATTGAAGTCGGCCAGACTGCGGAAATCCCCTGCGACTATGATGGATTAATGGGTGTTCCTGATGCGTTTCTAGATAAATTCAATCCCGAACAGTTTGAGCTCATCGGTATACCATTCGGAAATTTAGGCAAAGAAATTGGTGTGAAGAAAAATTATCGTGGCCGAACGGACATTGCGATAACGAAGGACGGGAAATCGCGGTGCCCGTATTCAAGGATAATCATCAGACGTATTGTCGCTCGCACGCGCAAGGATTAG
- a CDS encoding helix-turn-helix transcriptional regulator, with protein MSNVHTKQYQEFLRKLRKARLDAGLTQAQIAKDLEKPQAFVSKCEAGERRVDFLGASSICGAV; from the coding sequence ATGTCTAACGTCCACACGAAGCAGTACCAGGAGTTTTTGCGAAAGCTGCGGAAGGCTCGGCTTGACGCCGGGCTTACCCAGGCCCAAATCGCTAAGGACTTGGAGAAGCCACAGGCTTTCGTCTCGAAGTGTGAAGCTGGTGAGCGGCGGGTGGACTTTCTCGGAGCTTCAAGCATTTGCGGCGCTGTATAA
- a CDS encoding adenine nucleotide alpha hydrolase: MSRKRPAKEQVVLSWSGGKDSAMAAYHLRASQKYEIAALMTTLTVGFDRVSMHGVRRELLERQAESLGIPLHTIMIPQDCPNEIYEARLREVLGRFKAQGITKVAFGDLFLEDLRQYRDEHLARIGMTGVYPLWMRDTEELARTFIGLGFKAILSCVDTRAIDASFAGREIDCGLLGDLPESADPCGEYGEYHSFVYVGPIFKKAIACRAGKKVLRAQRFNYCDIVPE; the protein is encoded by the coding sequence ATGTCGCGTAAGAGGCCAGCCAAAGAGCAGGTCGTCTTGTCCTGGAGCGGGGGCAAGGACAGCGCCATGGCAGCGTATCACTTGCGTGCGTCCCAAAAATACGAGATCGCGGCGCTCATGACGACGCTGACTGTGGGATTCGACCGGGTCAGCATGCATGGAGTGCGGCGGGAGCTTCTGGAGCGGCAGGCCGAGTCTTTGGGAATTCCGCTGCACACGATCATGATCCCTCAGGATTGTCCCAATGAGATCTACGAGGCGCGCCTGCGGGAGGTCCTCGGCCGATTCAAAGCTCAGGGGATCACGAAGGTCGCCTTCGGAGACTTGTTTCTCGAAGATCTGAGACAGTATCGGGATGAGCACCTTGCGCGAATAGGGATGACCGGAGTTTACCCGCTCTGGATGCGCGATACCGAGGAGCTGGCGAGGACTTTCATCGGCCTGGGGTTCAAGGCGATCCTCTCCTGCGTCGATACGCGGGCGATCGACGCTTCGTTCGCAGGCCGGGAAATAGACTGCGGCCTGCTTGGTGACCTGCCCGAGAGCGCCGACCCTTGCGGGGAATACGGCGAGTATCACTCGTTCGTGTACGTCGGGCCTATCTTCAAGAAGGCGATCGCGTGCAGAGCGGGCAAGAAGGTTCTGCGTGCCCAGCGGTTCAATTACTGCGACATCGTTCCAGAATAG
- a CDS encoding TIGR04053 family radical SAM/SPASM domain-containing protein: MRDSAPRQGIDFNQAPFLVIWETTRSCALACQHCRAEAVLGRDARELDTAEGKGLLDQVAEMGTPIVIFSGGDPLNRPDLEELIRHGRKQGLRLGTIPAATDNITRERIRGLKEAGLDQIAFSVDGPTARLHDSFRGIAGAFDRTMEAIAMVHEEGLSLQINTCFAAWNFPYLEDMVALTKAAKVAFWEVFFLIPMGRGQALGGLSAEQFELVFDRLYRLNYEDSFIVKLTEAQHYRRFVIQKELAAPRCEGSAAERIRRIVARPRGINGSLGMSPQAVNAGKGIVFIDHMGNICPSGFLPIPAGNLRRQKLSEVYRGSPLFLELRDPGRLMGKCGTCEFASMCGGSRARAYAMTSDYMASDPGCAYAGGG; the protein is encoded by the coding sequence ATGAGAGACTCGGCGCCGCGCCAAGGCATAGACTTCAACCAGGCCCCCTTCCTGGTCATCTGGGAGACCACCCGCTCCTGCGCTCTGGCCTGCCAGCATTGCCGGGCGGAGGCGGTCCTGGGTCGGGACGCCCGCGAGCTCGACACGGCCGAGGGCAAGGGCCTGCTTGACCAGGTCGCCGAGATGGGGACCCCCATCGTGATCTTCTCCGGCGGAGATCCCCTGAACCGCCCGGACTTGGAGGAGCTGATCCGACACGGGCGCAAGCAGGGGCTGCGCCTGGGGACCATTCCCGCGGCGACAGACAACATCACAAGAGAGAGGATCCGCGGCCTCAAGGAGGCGGGGCTCGACCAGATCGCCTTCAGCGTGGACGGGCCGACGGCGAGGCTGCATGACTCCTTCCGTGGGATCGCCGGCGCCTTCGACCGGACCATGGAAGCCATAGCCATGGTCCACGAAGAGGGGCTCTCCCTTCAGATCAACACCTGCTTCGCGGCCTGGAATTTTCCCTATCTCGAAGACATGGTGGCCTTGACGAAGGCCGCCAAGGTGGCTTTCTGGGAGGTCTTCTTCCTGATACCGATGGGCCGGGGCCAAGCCCTGGGAGGGCTTTCTGCAGAACAATTCGAGCTCGTCTTCGACCGCCTCTATCGCTTGAACTACGAGGACTCCTTCATCGTCAAGCTCACCGAGGCCCAGCATTACCGCCGCTTCGTCATACAGAAGGAGCTGGCAGCGCCCCGCTGCGAAGGGAGCGCGGCGGAGCGTATCCGCCGCATCGTGGCGCGCCCGCGCGGGATCAACGGGAGCCTGGGGATGTCTCCTCAGGCCGTGAACGCGGGCAAGGGGATCGTATTCATCGATCACATGGGAAACATCTGCCCCTCTGGCTTTCTCCCCATACCCGCCGGGAACCTGCGTCGGCAAAAGCTCTCCGAGGTCTATCGCGGCTCCCCCCTATTCCTTGAATTGCGCGACCCGGGCCGGCTCATGGGCAAATGCGGGACTTGCGAGTTCGCCTCCATGTGCGGCGGCTCCCGGGCCCGGGCTTACGCGATGACGAGCGACTACATGGCCTCCGATCCCGGATGCGCCTACGCCGGGGGCGGCTGA